CGCATATGGATGATTTCGCCCGGATTGGCGAGAATGTATTCGGCGACCTTGCGCTCCGATTTCCGCATGGAACTCAGCTGTTCGCTGATCCGCTGCGTGACTTCCGCTGGCTTCACGACTCTACCTTCTATGGTTCAAGCCGTGCAGTTTAGCGGTATGGCGGGGTGCTGGCGAGCCTTGGCTTATATTGGACCTGGGGCGGTGCTGGCACCGGTGGGCCTATGCGGGACACGCCGTGCACCCATCCCTGGGGGCTCTTCTGCGAGGTCCCTCTCGCAGAAGGTCCCGCATAGGCCCACCGATACCATCACCTTCGCTTCGGGTCTGTGAGTTTTGGACAAATTTTGCGGGTCAGACAGGACTCGAATGCTAAGGGACTGATACCGGATATAGCTTTGCGGGACCGTCTGCGGCCAGGACGGCCGCAGCCGAGCCCCCAGGGATGGGTGCACGGCGTGTCCCGCAAAGCTATATCCGGTAGCAGGCCCGCCACCGAACCTTATTCGGGCGCACCACAAAACCCTGTTTATATACCCAGTTATCCCAAAACCCCTGATACAATCCGCCCCCATGGACGTATCTGAACTCTTAGACCCCCTCAACGACCCCCAGCGCGAAGCCGTCGCGGCGCCGCCGGGCCATCAACTGGTTCTGGCCGGCGCCGGCTCGGGCAAGACCCGTGTGCTGGTGCACCGTATCGCCTGGCTGATGCAGGTGGAGGGGGCATCGCCCTACTCCATTATGGCGGTGACCTTTACCAACAAGGCCGCGCGCGAGATGCGCGGGCGCATCGAGGAACTGCTGGGGGTAAACACCTTTGGCATGTGGGTGGGCACCTTCCACGGCCTCGCCCATCGCCTGCTGCGTGCGCACTGGGCCGAAGCGAAGCTACCGCAAAATTTCCAGATCCTCGACAGCGATGACCAGCTGCGCCTGATCAAGCGGGTGCAGAACGAACTGGGGCTGGACGATAAAAAGTGGTCCCCGCGGGAGACCCAGTGGTGGATCGGCGCCCAGAAAGACGAGGGCATCCGCCCGCAGTATATCCAGCTCACCGGCGACCCCTGGCTGCAGACCATGGTGCGTATCTACAGTGCCTACGAGGAAGCCTGTCAGCGCGCCGGCGTCGTGGACTTCGGTGAACTGCTGCTGCGCGCCCACGAGCTGCTGCTTAATAACGACAGTATCCTCGCCCATTACCGCCGCCGCTTCCCCTATATCCTTGTGGACGAGTTCCAGGACACCAACACTATTCAATACGCCTGGCTGCGCCTGCTGGCCGGGGATCAGTGTGCGATCACCGCAGTGGGGGACGACGACCAGTCCATCTATGGTTGGCGCGGTGCCAAGATCGAGAATATCCAGCATTTCGAGGCGGACCTGAAAGGCGTGCAGACGGTACGCCTGGAGCAGAACTACCGCTCCACCAGCACGATTCTGAACGCCGCCAACGCGGTGATTGCACACAACTCCGGCCGCCTCGGCAAGGAACTGTGGACCGAGGGCGATAAGGGCGAACCCATCTCGCTGTACTCCGCCTACAACGAACAGGACGAGGCGCGCTTTATCGTCGAGCGTATCCAGGACTGGGTGCGCGACGGCAACCGCCGCGACAGTATCGCCATCCTGTACCGCTCCAACGCCCAGTCGCGGGTGCTGGAAGAAGGCCTGCTGCGCGAGCAGGTGCCCTACCGCATTTACGGCGGCCAGCGCTTCTACGAGCGCATGGAAATCAAGAATGCGCTGTCGTACATGCGCCTGATCACCAACCGCCACGACGACACCTCCTTCGAGCGGGTGGTAAATACCCCCACCCGCGGCATCGGCGCGCGCACCGTGGATACCGTGCGCGAGTTCGCTCGTGAACACGGCTGCTCCCTGTGGGACGCTGCGTCCAAGATGCTGCAGCAAAAGGTGCTCGCCGCCCGCGCCGGCAATGCGCTGGGCAATTTCCTCAGCCTGATCGACGCGCTGGATGAGGAGAGCACCGACAAGACCCTCGACCACATCGCCGAGATGGCGATCGAGCAGACCGGCCTGATCGAGTTTCACGGTAAGGAAAAGGGCGAGAAGGGCCAGACGCGGGTGGAGAACCTGCAGGAACTGGTCAGCGCCTGTCGCGCCTTCGACGGCTTGCCCACCGTGGACGCGGATGGCGAAGCGGTGGACGAAGAAGAAATCCCGCTGATCAACCAGTTCCTCGACAGCGCCGCGCTGGACGCCGGCGAGGGGCAGGCAGACGAGTTTGAAGATGCGGTGCAGCTGATGACCCTGCACTCCGCAAAAGGCCTCGAATTCCCGCTGGTGTTCATGGCCGGCGTGGAAGAAAACCTCTTCCCGCACAAAATGTCCGCCCAGGAACCCGGGCGCATGGAGGAAGAGCGCCGCCTCTGCTATGTGGGCATCACCCGCGCCATGCAGAAACTGTACATCACCTACGCCGAGAGCCGGCGCCTGTTTGGCAGCGAGACCTACAACAAGCCGTCGCGGTTTATCAGTGAAATCCCGGTGGAATACATTCACGAGGTACGGCTCAAAACCGAAATTTCCAAACCCCTGTTCCAGCCGAACGCCGGCAAGTACGGTGGGGGCATCAACCCATACTCTGACGCTGCCCCGGACTTTGACGACGACCTGCCGCCGCTGGCATTGGGCGGCCGCGTGGACCACGCCAAATTCGGTGAGGGCACCGTGATTCAGTTCGAAGGCAATGGCCCACGCGCACGGGTGCAGGTCAACTTCGACGACGCCGGCAGCAAATGGCTGGTAGTATCCATGGCCAAGCTACAGCCTCTGTAACCGCAAATGGTGGATGCGCTTCGCTTATCCACCAATCCATAGCCCAAAACTCCGTCATCCCGGCTCAAGTCAGGGATGACACAAAAAACCGAAGAATAAAAAATCAAACGGATATGAAAAAAATAAACTGGTATCCCCCCGTTATCCTCGGCCTGCTCGCCCTGCTGGTGTTGACCTTTGGCGCATTAGTGGTTTCCCGCTCTGATCAGGTGCAGACCGTTACCTCGCTAAAAGACTCTCACCTGAAAAACTCGGGTCAGCAGACCTTTGAGTGGAAGCTCGTTACCACCTGGCCGAAGAATTTCCCCGGCCTCGGTAGCGCGCCGGAACGTTTCGCCAAAAATGTGGCGAAAATGTCCAACGGGCGACTCAAGATCAAGGTATTTGGGGCGGGCGAACTGGTGCCTGCGATGGGTGTGTTCGGCGCCGTGTCCAGCGGTGCCGCCCAGGTGGGCCACGGTGCCGCCTATTACTGGAAAGGCAAGATTCCCGCCGCGCAGTTTTTTACCGCGGTGCCATTCGGGTTGAACGCCCAGGAGATGAATGGCTGGCTGCACTACGGTGGTGGTCAGGAATTGTGGGAAGAGATCTACGCTCCCTTCGATTTGCTTCCCATGGCCGGGGGCTCCACCGGTGTACAGATGGCCGGTTGGTTCAACAAGGAAATCAATTCTGTCGATGACCTGAGAGGTCTCAAAATGCGCATCCCCGGTCTCGGTGGGGAAGTGCTGAACCGTGCCGGTGGCACGGCTGTCACCATTCCCGGTGGCGAACTCTACACGGCACTGCAAACCGGTGTGATCGATGCGACCGAATGGGTGGGTCCCTACAATGACCTCGCCTTTGGCTTCCACCAGATTGCCAAATACTATTACTACCCGGGCTGGCACGAACCCGGTTCTGTGCTCGAAATCATCATCAACAAAACAGCGTTCCAGAAGCTTCCCGAAGACCTGCAGGCCATCGTCCGTATCGCCGCACGTGACGCCAATCAGGACATGCTCGACGAGTATACCGCGCGCAACAACCGCGCCCTGAAAGAACTGGTGGATGAGCACGGCGTGGAATTGAGAAAACTGCCCGACGAAGTGATTGCGCACCTGAAAAAAATCAATCACGACCTTATGCAAAAGACTGCGGCTGAAGATCCGCAATTTAATCGTGTGTACAAGGCATTTCAGGCGTTTGAATCACAGGTAATACCTTATCATCGGATAAGTGAAGAGGCCTATTACCGCACCCGAGAGCTGCAAATAAACTAATCCTGCGGTGTCTCCTGAGGGGGAAGAAATCGCGTGCCAGGTCAAACTTGCCAGGTCAAAGTAGTCTCAGCGTCAGTCGTATTCCTTAATACTTCATCGGCTCATTGTTTGCCCCAGGGCGGTATTGGAAATACTGCAAGGCTATCATCATGAAACTTGACCAAATATCGACCGAGGTGATTGCTTGTTGATCTCTTGGGGTATGGTTTAGTGATTTATTCTGAAGCCCCATGTGTTGTGGGCGCAGTTTCTGGTTAATAATCGACGTTCCAGTACGATTAGCTGGAAAACCATAAAACAATAGTGACCTAAGAAACTTGGGGTTAAAGAATGAAATTGAAGATGATGGCCATGCTGGCCTTGGGGGTGGCGTTTTTGTCTGGTTGTGCGGGTACACCGCAAATGCCGGTTACGCCGGATACTGTTTTCTGGCAACAGCCTAGCAAGCGTATCGGCGTGGTCGTATCCGATGTGCCTAGTCCGGACGTATATTTGCCTGGCGCCAGCTGCTTGCTATGCCTGGCAGCCGCCGAGATTGCAAACTCTTCTCTGAGCAAGCACACCGAGTCTTTGTCGGTTGACGATGCGAAAACCTTGAAGAGTGATCTGAAACAACTGTTGGAATCCAACAATGTGGAGGTCATTGAGGTGGCCGAGCCGCTGGTGGTCAACAAGCTCCCTAAATACAAATCGGAAGTGCCGAATACCGCCAAGCGCGACTTCACCGCCTACAAGAATCGTTACAATATCAGCCACCTGCTGGTTTTGGACATCTATGCGGTTGGTATGCACCGCCCCTATTCCAGCTATATACCCACCAGCGATCCGAAAGGGTATTTCAGTGCACTGGGATACCTCGTGGACCTGAACGACAATACCTACAAGTGGTACAAGCCAGTATCCGTGACCAAAGCAGTGACCGAGGAATGGGATGAAGCCCCTACTTTCCCGGCATTGACCAACGCCTACTACCAGGCCATTGCCGAAGGCAAAGAAATCATAATTTCTTCGCTGGATAGTAAAACCGCAGAGAACTAAGTTCCGTGTTCTTGACGAAAAGGTACACCTGATTACTCAGGTGTACCTTTTTTTTGGAAATAGACCCGTTAAAACGTGTCGCCTGGGATTGCGCGCGTTTCTTTGGTCCAATTTAAACGCTATATACAATAAATCTAAGATTAATCATGAAAAGACTTCTTGCTATCGGGCTGTCGCTGGCCCTTGCCGCCTGCGCCAGTTCCAAAAATCAGAATTATGTGGAGCATGTCAAGCGTACATCTGATGTTTCGCCTGGCTCAATGTTGCTAGTCAAACTGGAAGGCGACGCGCCACTGGAGTTTTATGGCGAGGTTGACCTCGACAATGTGAATGCCGATCACGGGTCGATGATGTATGTAGCAAACACCCCGGGTGTTTTTGCCGCATCCATTTTGGCGCACGCAGTAATCGCCGGCTCCGCGAACGACAGTCAAAAGGCCAAGGCGCAGGAAGAAGCAAATCAGGTGCTCTTACCTTATGCCGCCGTCATTGAGTTGATGACCGAAGCAGGCCTGGTGGAAAGTGCATTACGCGATACGAGTTTTGCTGCCTACAAGTTTATGCCGTGGACAGAGACTGCCGACAGCAGCTTATCTGTTGTAGTCAAGCCGGTTTTCCTTATGTCTCAGGACCAACGAACCCTGACGTTGAAAAATGCGGTTACCCTGATTGCCAACGGGAATGAGCAGGCTCCCGCTTACCAGAACCTTATTGAGGTGGTGTCGATCGCTGACGGGTCAGGCGAAATTCTATCCCACGACGCGGTAGCTGCTACAACCGCAGATCTCTTCACTACGTCACTTCTTATTCTCGAAGATGAGCTTCAAGGTAGCCATGCGGGTAAATCGGAACAGAAAACCTTGAGCTATATCCACGGCGGGCACAAGAAATTTGAGCGCGGTGTGGTGTTGTCAGAACAGTGTGATCGAATGACTTTCCGCTCGTTACGTGGCTGGATCAAGTCTGTGCCTCGTGCAAACGGAGATTGTGACCTGGCTGAAAAAGTAGTTTCCGGAGAAGGTCTGAGTGCGGGTGCAGACTCGGCGGTGGAGATATAATCCGCATTATCCGGGAGGACGATTTTTATATAAAAAAGGGGGCCTTGCGGCCCCGAAAGAAAAGCACTGGGGATGGGTTGGTGAAAAAATCAGTAGTCGTAGGCAGCGGCCGCCGCTTCTGATTTTTCCGCCTCGGGCTTGTCTGCCACCATTACCTCGGTGGTGAGCATCAGGCCCGCGATGGAACCGGCATTCTGCAGTGCAGAGCGGGTAACCTTGGCGGGGTCGATGATGCCGAATTCCAGCATATCGCCGTAGTCGCCGGTCTGGGCGTTGTAGCCGTAGTTGGCGCTGTCGCTCGAGCGCACCTTGTTCAGCACCACACTGCCTTCGACGCCAGCGTTGGCGACGATCTGGCGGAAAGGTTCTTCCATCGCGCGCAGGGCGATATTGATACCCACCTGCTGATCGTCGTTGGCGCCTTTGAGGCCATTCTTACGTAGGCTGTCGGCAACCCGCACCAGGGTCAGACCACCACCGGCAACGATGCCTTCTTCCACCGCCGCGCGGGTCGCGTGGAAGGCGTCGTCCACCAGGTCCTTCTTCTCTTTCATTTCCACTTCGGTGGCGGCGCCCACCTTGATCACTGCAACACCGCCGGCCAGCTTGGCCACGCGCTCTTGCAGTTTTTCCTTGTCGTAGTCGGACGTGGAGTTTTCGATTTCCGCGCGGATCTGTTTGACGCGGCCATCGATGGCGGTCTTGTCACCGGCACCGTCCACCACCACGGTGTTGTCCTTGCTGATCACCACGCGCTTGGCGCTGCCCAGCTGTTCCAGTTCCACCTTCTCCAGGGTGAGACCCACTTCCTCGGAGATCACGGTGCCGCCGGTGAGGGTCGCGATATCTTCCAGCATGGCCTTGCGGCGGTCGCCGAAGCCCGGCGCTTTCACTGCGGCGACCTTGATGGTACCGCGCAGGCTGTTGACCACCAGGGTGGCGAGGGCTTCCCCTTCAATGTCCTCGGCGATCAGCACCAGCGGTCGTCCGGCCTTGGCGACGGACTCGAGTACCGGCACAAGGTCGCGGATATTGCTGATCTTTTTGTCGAACAGCAGGATGTAGGGGTTGTCCAGTTCCGCCTGCATCTTCTCCTGATTGGTAACGAAGTAGGGCGACAGATAACCGCGATCGAACTGCATGCCTTCCACGACTTCCAGTTCGTTGTTGAGGGACTTGCCCTCCTCTACGGTAATCACACCATCGCGGCCGACTTTTTCCATGGCCTCGGCGATGATCTGGCCGATGTCTTCATTCCAGTTGGCGGACACGGTGCCCACCTGGCCGATGGACTTGGTGTCGTCACAGGGCTTGGCGAGTTTCGCCAGTTCTTCCACCGCCGCTTTTACCGCGGTGTCGATACCGCGCTTCAGGTCCATGGGGTTCATGCCGGCGGCGATGGACTTGTGCCCTTCGCGCACCAGCGCCTGGGCCAGTACAGTCGCGGTGGTGGTGCCGTCGCCGGCCAAGTCCGCGGTTTTGGACGCGACCTCTTTCACCATCTGCGCGCCCATATTCTGAAACTTGTCCTTCAGCTCAATTTCCTTGGCCACGGACACGCCATCTTTGGTGACCCGCGGTGCACCAAAGCTTTTGCTCAGTACCACGTTGCGGCCCTTCGGGCCCAGGGTGGCTTTCACTGCGTCGGCGAGAATGTTCACGCCCGCCAGCATGCGTTCGCGGGCGTCATCGGAAAACTTGACTACCTTGGCACTCATGCGGCTTTCTCCTGTTGTTTGTCTGCCACTTCTTCCAGCACGGCGAGAATGTCGGACTCTTTCACGATCAGATAGGTCTCGCCGTCGTGTTTGATTTCAGTACCGGCGTACTGACCAAACAGCACCCGGTCTCCCACCTTGACCGCCAGGGGGCGCAACTCGCCGTTGTCCAGCTGGGCGCCACTACCGGTGGCAATCACTTCTCCCTGGGTGGGTTTTTCTGCGGCCTTGTCCGGAATAACGATGCCACCTTTGGTGGTGGTTTCGGCGGCAAGGCGTTTCACAACCACCCGGTCGTAGAGCGGTTTGATACTCATCGGATTTCCTCCCAATAAGCATTTGGATGTTTCAATGGTTAAAGGTTGGTGTGCCGGGGCCGGATCTGGGTTCCTCCCGACAATCGCGAAAATAGGATCCGTTGCACGGTTTTCAAGGGGGGCAAAAACGAATTTTTTATAAAAATTTTTTATAAAAAACCGGGGTCAAAAAATAGAAGCGAGATAAAGGCAGATTTATAGTTGTAGTGAAGGATAGAAGAAGGAGGAGCTGATGCCATCTGTATCGCAAACCACCTTTGAGCGAACTCTGGCAGATTTTTTCCGCGAGCGATTGCAGGCCGGTGCCGATGATCTGGATCCCCGCCCCAAGGAAGAAACCCTGTGGTATCTGGGCAGCCTGCTGGCGCGCTTCGGTGACAGTGGCCAGGTGTTCAGCTATGACCAGGGCGAAGTCTCCGTGCGCCCACTGGCGTTGCTGTACCGGGATGCGGTGGAGGTGGACGACCACTACCACCGCTGCCTGATTCTGCGCCAGCTCGGCGACCTGGCACTATTTATGGGCGCGCTGTTTCCGGAAAATTACCGCCGCCGCGGCATCAGCCGGGATTACTTTATCGGTATGGGTGGAGGCGCCTACGACTATCTCGGCGAAAACGCGCGGCACAACCGCGAGGTGTTCAGTGAACTCGCCGAGCGCTTCGGTCGTTTGCTGGAGCTGGTAGCTGAGGTATGCGGTCGCGGGCGGGAGATGGATGCCACGGATATCCTGCAGTTGTTCCAGCGCTGGCGGGAAACCAAGGATCCACAGCTGGCGGCGCAGCTGCGTGGTCTGGGTGTGGTGCTACCTGAGGTGGGCGGCATGCATTGAGGCCGCCTACCTCGGTGACATGCACCTGCACGCTGGTATCCAGCTGGGTCAGCCATACTTCCACGGCTTCGGAATGACCGCATAAGCAGGTTTGACTGGTGGTTTTTGTTCGATCGGTCGCTGTTGCGAAGTAGTGTCTGCCGCATGTTGGGCGATACAATGAATGACGCTGAATGGCATCTTGGCTTGGGTGTTCGCCAAACTGTCATCTTTCCTAGAAAATAACGTAATAATGATTTGTGCTGAAAGGGATAATAAATGAGCTTTATTCGCAAAAAGCTATGGGCACTCTCAATGGCCGGCCTCTTGACCGCGTGTGGCGGTGGCGGCAGCGATAGTGGTGGCAGCGGAACGGGTAATCAGCCGGATCCCGCACCAGCACGCGACGAGGTCCGCCTGGAGCAAGCCGCGAATACGGCCGTGTACGGTATATCGGTATCAGAGAGCCTGCTTCAGTTAGCTCAATCCGCAGTGCGTTATACCGTGGATACGCAGTTGCTACTTTCTGGGCTGTCTATCGATCCCGCCTCGCAATGCACGGGAAGTAATCAGTTTTCTATCAATGACGAAAATGACGACCAGCGCCTGGGAGCGGGTGACAGTATTGAAGTTGTCGGTGAATACTGCCGAAACTCTATCCTCGAAGCGGATGTAAACGGAAGTTTCAGCTTGCATGTTATCCAAGTCGATGCAGCAGGTGACGGTACAGTGAATGCCAGCGTATCGATGACTTTCGATCCAGATTCGCCGCTTTCTGTAGTGAGCGAAGACATTGTTACCCGCATTTCTGGCGAGCTCCTAGTGGAGTACCAATTGACCGAGAGCGAGGAGCGCTTTTCATTGAGCACTTCGCAAATCACCCTGGAATCGGCATCCATAGCGGAAGTGGTCACGAGCTTTACCCTGGCCCGAAGCGTGCAAATCGAGAATGGAGAAGCGCGCGATTATGGTGCGGTAGACATTAGCCTGAGCCTTTCCGCCGACAGCGCCCTGTTAGACGAAGCCATTTCTTGCGAGGCAGAAAGACTGCAATTTTCGCGGCCTACCACGAGTACGATGTCTGCTTCCGATTATCAGTGCATCGGTTCCTTTGGTGAGGTTAGGATAACCGCTAGTGCTGGTGTCGATATCAAGCTGGTCGGTGAAGAAGCCTTCAAGAGAACATATAGCCTTGAACAAGGGGCACTGTATGAGGGTGCGATGTATTCATGGCCACTTTACCAGTCGAGCACGCTCAAATTCCAATACTCAAGCCGCGTGCTGCTTGAGGGTGCTGAGCTTCTCCTGCAAGACGTAAGTCGACAACGTGTATTACTCGTCCAGGCTATGGATGTCGAAGCTGACCAGTATGTATGGAGCACTTACTCCACTGCCAATGGTCTAGAGCGTCAATACACAATCAATTACCTGCCCACGCGCATTGCACTAAACGCGGATAGCAGCGAGCTGCTTGCCTTAAATCCTGTAAGTGGCGAAATCGTTCGCTATAACGCAGATACTTTTGCTGAAATTGGGACTATTCGAGTTTCCGAGCCAGTTTCCGATTTCGCGCCATCTACAGTCGCCTCAGATGTGCTGGCGGTTATCTCAGGACCTGCGCAAATTGCCAACAAACAATTACTTATTATAGACGGAGGAATTGCACGTCCAGGCAGAGTGGATCTTTACTTCAGAACCGAGATCGCGTCGGTTTTTCAGTTCGACCCGTCCGGAGAGCGTCTGATACTTAGTGACGGCGGATTGTCTGTATATTCAGTGACAGACTCGGGAGTTGAATCGCTGGACATCTACAGCGATATTTCAATAGGTCAAAACGGGGTATTTTTCGATGATCGATACCTTCTTGGAGGAGCTGTTTACGATTCTGTAACGTTAGCGCGTGTCGGTAAATTTTATGGGGTATACGGCGCTCCATTTGCGCATTCATCAGAGCACCGATTGGCGTTTTTTGCAGGTAGGGCGATCGAGGTCTGTGACCTGGAGTACTACCGTTGTTTCGCCAGCGTCTCGGGTGATTACGATCGCTTCTACAATGCCAAGCTTGCGGTGCTCGGAGATGATTTACTCGTTACGACACCTGCGCGCATGGAGATTTTTCAGGTTTCCGAGTTTGGTTTGCCCGAGATAGCGCCATGTGATCTGGAGCAAGTGATCGTTGACCAGCAGACGATCTACCGCGCAGATTGTTTGGTAAAAGATGCGGTCTACGACAGCATTGAAGACAGGATTTTTCTGCTGTCGGATGGCGGCGTAGGGCAATACGACGAGGGTATTGCAAACATCATCGAGATTTCGGCGGCAGATATGCAGGTTATCCAGCACGCAGTTCCCGGCATGCCAGAGAATCTGGGCTTATCTGCAGATAGCGGTACGCTCTACTTCCATCAGCGCTCCACCGCAATCGGCCGAATCGACACAGCAAGCTGGCAAGCATTGTCGCCAATCCTTCTCCAGCCAGAGCTCTCTGGCGACCGCCTCGATGGGCTCAAAGTTACGGATTTCAAACTATCCCCTGTCGATAATGATTTCCTGCTATTTGACCGTGACGTAGGTATGGTATCCACAGGAGGAACGATTGGTATCGATGGAGACACGTTAATCACAGCTGCCTCCCCTATGTATGTTGAAACTTTCCAATTCGATTCCGCAGGCGCCATCTACAACAACAACGGGCACTTGAGGGGTGTCGATGAGTATGTGCTGACGGGTAATGAACTCAATCTTGTGCAGGCATTTGATTACCCTGAGCTCTGTGATTTGACTGACTTAGCGGCGCCCGGTTTTATGCTTAGTCGTTGTGGTCAGTTGGTTAGTCTAGTGGATGGATCAGTCGTGTATACCCTTCTCCAGGACCTACCATTTCAGCAAGAAGATCCTGCCAGACGGCTAGTGGATGTTGAAAGGGATCTGATTTATTTGCTGTATAACAGCTATTCCGGACGGCCGGCCGCCATTGTGAAGTATCAATATTCCACCGGGGATCGACTCGGAGTCTTCGAGGCTCCTACGGATGCTCAGTGGTATCAAGGTGAGTTGGCGTTTGTGAGTAACTCTGGGGCAGTCGGCGTTATCGCCGAGAATGCGGGACGCGGCGAGATGCTGTTGATTCCCGATACTCTATTTGTCGAAACGAATAACTGATCAGCTCCGCGCTTTGTTGGAGTGCCCTCAGGACGAGGTATGCATGACTGCGGATGAATGGTGCACTTGTGCAGCTATTCGTCCCTCGTCATCGGGACATTGAGGTAGCGTGTCGCCAGAAACGCGAAATCGTTCATTGATAACAAAAGCGGGGCCACTCGGCCCCGCTTTTGTAAGTGATCTAGCGTTGCTTAAGGCAGCGGCCGGGTGCGCCCGCGGTCGTCTATGGCGACGAATACGAATTCGCCCTCGGTGACTTTCACCTGCTCACCGGTATCCACCCGGGTCAGCCACACTTCCACCATGGTTTTGATGGAGGAGCGCCCCAC
This genomic interval from Microbulbifer sp. Q7 contains the following:
- the uvrD gene encoding DNA helicase II: MDVSELLDPLNDPQREAVAAPPGHQLVLAGAGSGKTRVLVHRIAWLMQVEGASPYSIMAVTFTNKAAREMRGRIEELLGVNTFGMWVGTFHGLAHRLLRAHWAEAKLPQNFQILDSDDQLRLIKRVQNELGLDDKKWSPRETQWWIGAQKDEGIRPQYIQLTGDPWLQTMVRIYSAYEEACQRAGVVDFGELLLRAHELLLNNDSILAHYRRRFPYILVDEFQDTNTIQYAWLRLLAGDQCAITAVGDDDQSIYGWRGAKIENIQHFEADLKGVQTVRLEQNYRSTSTILNAANAVIAHNSGRLGKELWTEGDKGEPISLYSAYNEQDEARFIVERIQDWVRDGNRRDSIAILYRSNAQSRVLEEGLLREQVPYRIYGGQRFYERMEIKNALSYMRLITNRHDDTSFERVVNTPTRGIGARTVDTVREFAREHGCSLWDAASKMLQQKVLAARAGNALGNFLSLIDALDEESTDKTLDHIAEMAIEQTGLIEFHGKEKGEKGQTRVENLQELVSACRAFDGLPTVDADGEAVDEEEIPLINQFLDSAALDAGEGQADEFEDAVQLMTLHSAKGLEFPLVFMAGVEENLFPHKMSAQEPGRMEEERRLCYVGITRAMQKLYITYAESRRLFGSETYNKPSRFISEIPVEYIHEVRLKTEISKPLFQPNAGKYGGGINPYSDAAPDFDDDLPPLALGGRVDHAKFGEGTVIQFEGNGPRARVQVNFDDAGSKWLVVSMAKLQPL
- a CDS encoding TRAP transporter substrate-binding protein codes for the protein MKKINWYPPVILGLLALLVLTFGALVVSRSDQVQTVTSLKDSHLKNSGQQTFEWKLVTTWPKNFPGLGSAPERFAKNVAKMSNGRLKIKVFGAGELVPAMGVFGAVSSGAAQVGHGAAYYWKGKIPAAQFFTAVPFGLNAQEMNGWLHYGGGQELWEEIYAPFDLLPMAGGSTGVQMAGWFNKEINSVDDLRGLKMRIPGLGGEVLNRAGGTAVTIPGGELYTALQTGVIDATEWVGPYNDLAFGFHQIAKYYYYPGWHEPGSVLEIIINKTAFQKLPEDLQAIVRIAARDANQDMLDEYTARNNRALKELVDEHGVELRKLPDEVIAHLKKINHDLMQKTAAEDPQFNRVYKAFQAFESQVIPYHRISEEAYYRTRELQIN
- the groL gene encoding chaperonin GroEL (60 kDa chaperone family; promotes refolding of misfolded polypeptides especially under stressful conditions; forms two stacked rings of heptamers to form a barrel-shaped 14mer; ends can be capped by GroES; misfolded proteins enter the barrel where they are refolded when GroES binds) gives rise to the protein MSAKVVKFSDDARERMLAGVNILADAVKATLGPKGRNVVLSKSFGAPRVTKDGVSVAKEIELKDKFQNMGAQMVKEVASKTADLAGDGTTTATVLAQALVREGHKSIAAGMNPMDLKRGIDTAVKAAVEELAKLAKPCDDTKSIGQVGTVSANWNEDIGQIIAEAMEKVGRDGVITVEEGKSLNNELEVVEGMQFDRGYLSPYFVTNQEKMQAELDNPYILLFDKKISNIRDLVPVLESVAKAGRPLVLIAEDIEGEALATLVVNSLRGTIKVAAVKAPGFGDRRKAMLEDIATLTGGTVISEEVGLTLEKVELEQLGSAKRVVISKDNTVVVDGAGDKTAIDGRVKQIRAEIENSTSDYDKEKLQERVAKLAGGVAVIKVGAATEVEMKEKKDLVDDAFHATRAAVEEGIVAGGGLTLVRVADSLRKNGLKGANDDQQVGINIALRAMEEPFRQIVANAGVEGSVVLNKVRSSDSANYGYNAQTGDYGDMLEFGIIDPAKVTRSALQNAGSIAGLMLTTEVMVADKPEAEKSEAAAAAYDY
- the groES gene encoding co-chaperone GroES, with amino-acid sequence MSIKPLYDRVVVKRLAAETTTKGGIVIPDKAAEKPTQGEVIATGSGAQLDNGELRPLAVKVGDRVLFGQYAGTEIKHDGETYLIVKESDILAVLEEVADKQQEKAA